The Gammaproteobacteria bacterium genome contains the following window.
TGAACGCCAGCGACCATGCCCTGTGGGTGCAGTACAAGCTCGACCAGCGCATCGATCACCTGCTGATCGACGAATTCCAGGACACCAACCCCACCCAGTGGCGGCTGGTGCTGCCGCTGTTGGAAGAACTGGCCGCCGGCGCCCAGGAAACCCTGCGCAGCGTGTTCCTGGTCGGCGACGCCAAACAGTCTATTTACGGCTTCCGCCGCGCCAATCCGGCCCTGCAGACCGAGGCCGGCAACTGGCTGCGCGATCATCTGCAGGGGCAGGACTTCAACCTGCATGCCTCCTGGCGCTCCTCGCCCGCGATCATCGACTTCGTCAACGCGCTGTTCACCGCCACCCCGCTGGCCGGCCATATCCAGGATTTCGAAAAACACGCCACGCACCGCACCGAAGACTGGGGCGAGGTGGTGCTACTGCCCGCCGAGACCGTCCCGGAAACAGAGGAACCGGACCCGCCCGAAGGACTGCGCAATCCGCTGGAGCGGCCCCGCCCGCCCGCACTGCCGACGGCCTATCAGCAGGAGGCACAGCGCATCGCCTCTACCCTGCAGGCCATGATCGACGGCCGCACGCCGGTGCGCGCCGGCGACGCCAGCCGGGCGATGAATTACGGCGACGTGATCGTCCTGGTGCCCAACCGCACCCACAGCGAGGAGATCGAGCACGCCCTGCGCCGGGCGAGCATTCCCTACCTGGGCGCCGAGCGCGGCACGCTGCTGGAAAGCCTGGAAATCGAAGACCTGATCGCCCTGCTCAACACCCTGCTGACGCCGTTCGACGATCTCGCGGTCGCCCAGGTGCTGCGCTCCCCGCTGTTCGCCGCCAGCGACGAAGACCTGATGCTCATCGCCCGGACCAGCGGGCACGGCTGGCTGGCCAAGCTCCAGCGCACCGCCGAACTGTCCGATGCGCCGCCCGCGCTGTCGCGCGCGGCCTCATTGCTCGAACGCTGGCGGCAACTGGCCGGCACGCTGCCGATCCACGACCTGCTGGACCGCATCTTCCACGAAGGCGACGTCGTCCGGCGCTACGAGGCTGCCGCCCTGCCCGCGCAGCGCGGCGCGGTGCGCGCCAACCTGACCCGGTTTCTGGAACTCGCCCTCGAGGTGGACAGCGGCCGCTACCCCAGCCTGGTCCACTTCCTGGCCCGTTTGCGCAACCTGCGCGGGGTGAACCAGGAGGCCCCGGACACGCCGCCGGCCAGCACCGGCGAACCCCGGGTGCGCATCATGACCATTCACGCCGCCAAGGGGCTGGAAGCGCCGGTGGTGTTTCTGGCCAACGCCGACGGGATCCTGCGCGAACGCGCCACCTGGGACGCCACCGTGGAGTGGCCGGCCGACCAGGAGCGGCCCCGGCTCATGCTGCTGATTCCCGGCAGCAGTCGGCGCGACGATTGCACCCGCGCCATCCTCGAACAGGTCCGCAGCCAGGCGGAGCGCGAAACCGCGAACCTGCTGTACGTCGCGGTTACCCGCGCGCGGCAGTACCTGTACCTGTCCGCCGCGGGCGATCCGGACAAGATGCGCTGGTACGAGTGGCTGCGCGAGGCGATGACGCAGGCCGGTGCCGAGCAGATAGACGACATGCTGTGCCTGCGCCGGGGCGAGCCCCTGCCCACCCCCGCTGGCGGCGAACCGGCGCTGACCGAGAAGATCGACGTGCCCGCGGCACTCGGCCGGCCGCTCGCATCCACGGAAACCGAGCAGGCCCTCAGCCCCAGCCAGGTTGCGGCTGGCGGACACACCGGCACGGAACAGGACGAGGACGGCCTGCTACGCGGCCAGGTAATACATCGCATGCTGGAACTGCTCGCCACGAACCCGTCCCTGAACGATGCTGCCCTGGCGTCCCGCATGGCTGCTGAATTCGAAAGCCCCGCCGACGGGAACGCCATGGCGACATGGATCGCTGAAGCCCGCGCGGTCATCGCAGACCCCGCGCTGGGGGAAGTCTTCGCCCCGGATGCGCAGGTACGCGTCTACAACGAGGTGCCGATCCTGTCCCGACAGGATAAGCGTCTGGTCCGCGGCGTCATCGACCGCCTGCTGGTATGGCCCGAGCGCTGTCTGATCGTCGACTACAAAACACATCGCATACCATCGGGCGGTGAATTCGATACACTGGCCGCCGGATACCGCCAGCAGCTGATGCATTACCGGATCGCCGTGGAGCGGCTGTATCCAGGACGTCGTATCGACACCGCCCTGCTGTTCACCCACAGCCGACACCTGTATCCCATTACTTGAATCCGAACCCGCCGCCCCTATATTGGCGGGTATCGACGCCCTTCCCCGGGCGACAACACCCATTCAGCAACAGGAATGAGAGTCCATGAGCGAATCGCCTTATATCTTTACCGTTACCGAGGAAAACTTCGCCGAGGTCGTGCTGGAAGGCTCGATGAAGGCCCCCGTCCTGGTCGACTTCTGGGCGGCCTGGTGCGGCCCCTGCCAGTCCCTGATGCCGGTGCTCGCCAAGCTGGTCGACGAATATCAGGGCCAGTTCCTGCTCGCCAAGATCAACAGTGACGAACAGCAGGCCCTGGCGGCCCAGTTCGGCGTGCGCAGCCTGCCTACCGTGAAGGTGTTCCGTAACGGCCAGCCGGTCGATGAGTTCATGGGCGCACAGCCGGAATCGGCTGTGCGCGAAGTCATCGAACGTCACATCGTGCGCGAGTCGGACCTGGTACACGCCGAGGCCGTCAAGCTGTTCAACGCCGGCGATCT
Protein-coding sequences here:
- a CDS encoding 3'-5' exonuclease; amino-acid sequence: NASDHALWVQYKLDQRIDHLLIDEFQDTNPTQWRLVLPLLEELAAGAQETLRSVFLVGDAKQSIYGFRRANPALQTEAGNWLRDHLQGQDFNLHASWRSSPAIIDFVNALFTATPLAGHIQDFEKHATHRTEDWGEVVLLPAETVPETEEPDPPEGLRNPLERPRPPALPTAYQQEAQRIASTLQAMIDGRTPVRAGDASRAMNYGDVIVLVPNRTHSEEIEHALRRASIPYLGAERGTLLESLEIEDLIALLNTLLTPFDDLAVAQVLRSPLFAASDEDLMLIARTSGHGWLAKLQRTAELSDAPPALSRAASLLERWRQLAGTLPIHDLLDRIFHEGDVVRRYEAAALPAQRGAVRANLTRFLELALEVDSGRYPSLVHFLARLRNLRGVNQEAPDTPPASTGEPRVRIMTIHAAKGLEAPVVFLANADGILRERATWDATVEWPADQERPRLMLLIPGSSRRDDCTRAILEQVRSQAERETANLLYVAVTRARQYLYLSAAGDPDKMRWYEWLREAMTQAGAEQIDDMLCLRRGEPLPTPAGGEPALTEKIDVPAALGRPLASTETEQALSPSQVAAGGHTGTEQDEDGLLRGQVIHRMLELLATNPSLNDAALASRMAAEFESPADGNAMATWIAEARAVIADPALGEVFAPDAQVRVYNEVPILSRQDKRLVRGVIDRLLVWPERCLIVDYKTHRIPSGGEFDTLAAGYRQQLMHYRIAVERLYPGRRIDTALLFTHSRHLYPIT